The Blastopirellula sediminis sequence TGCGCGGATTACGGCCTTTGCCTTTGGCATTGTCAATGATGATTGTGTTGTTCCCACGCCGTACGATCGCTCCCAGCCGCTTCTCGAACTCTTCGTCGTTGGGGTTGTAGCTGGCGGTCTCCACCGTCATACCATCACGCAGGATGGAGATTATCTGCCCCAGGACCGTTTTGCCGAGCCCGGGTTGATTGCCGTTAAACAGGACCGCCGGTTTGGAACCAATGAAGTGCGGTATCAAGAGCGCCGTCAGGAGCATCCCGATGAAGTTGGTTCGGTCCCCAGGCGTCTTGAAGCAGAAGTCGCTTAATAATGCATCGAGCTGATTCGTTCCGGCTCGTCGTTCGACCAGCGGACCTGCGTAGTAGATTTTCGAGTGCGGATCGTATCCGGGCGCCACCAGCCGCCAATCCTGCGAATAGACTGGGTTGCGGGTGAACAACTCGATCGCTTGCAGGCGTGCTCGCTCTCCCGGATGGTTGAGCCAGGTGTTGCCGTAATTGGATGGAAGCGGCTTGTATTGAAATCGACTCCCTTCGACAAAACCGAACTCGACGTAGTAATTGAGAAGTCCCGCCAATTCTGCAGAAGAAAGAACTGGCGTGATGACATCATCCCGCATGTTCACCAATTGCTCGGCGCGGCTAAAGCAACCACCGAACTTGAGCAGTGTATTGGTAATCTGATGCATCGTGTCGCCGACTGGGTTTTTCGACGGATCGATGCTGATAACACGCCTTTTTTTGACGCCTGGGGAATCAACCGAATGATCGCCAACGTCGGGAGGTTCGTCCGCGGCAGCGAAATTCGTAGGGTTGGAGCGTTCCTCTAGAGATGAACGCCGTTGCCGGAGTGAACCACGATAGACGGTTCGGGCAGCTTCGACGCATTCAATCGTTCGCGCACCTCGGAGACAGTGACGTGATCAATGTCACACCACAGTGTACGAATGGTCCGGATCTGCCAAGCGAGATCGAACTGTCCCTCGGCGCCGAACCGCGGGCAAGTCCCGAAGAAAAGATTTAGTCTTTGGTTGCGCCCCGCTCACGGCAAGTGACCTGATCTGCCCAAAGTTGATCCGTTGCATCTCTCGGATGAGTTGTCGTCGCCCAAAAGATAGTGACGCACTGGAGAATGCCATAACCCTTTCCTTCCTTTGGAGATAGGATCCTATGGCGCAGGGCGAATGGCTCTAGTAAGCCAAAAGAAAAACGCCGGGTGCACCTTCAAAGCTGAAGGGGGCGACATCCGACGTAGCAGAGGCTACATTCCGTGTAGCCTCTGAATTTTTTAGAAATTTTTACTCGTTGACGACAGCGCTAAGCTCCCAGGAAATTCCGTCTAGAGGTTGGTACTTGGGGTGGTTCCCGAAGGTGGTGTATTTTGTCAGGTGCTCCGCAAGAGAACTGTCAGCATGCTTGATTTGATTATCGATGACACGCTTTACCGCGCTGCGAAAACTGTCGCGAATGTTCTTTTGTTTGTCGCCACTTTGTTTGAGTCGTCCGCCAATGCCTACCGAAGTATGTATGGTTGATAGGAAAGCTTGTATTTCAACTTGTAGCTCACGAACCAGCACCTCGTTGTTGTCAGCTCGAGCGCGATCGATCTCACCTAATAGTCGCTCTGCTTCGTCGCGATATTGATCAATTGCTTGCTTGTCCGAGATGGCGCCCAACGTATCAAGAAGTGGATTGTGTTTTGACGTAAGTCCATCTTCGATGGCAGTTCTTGCGACGATTAGATAGTTGCAGTATTCCGCAGCTGATCCGCACACAATTTCAACAGCACTTATTGCTTCACCAGGCCTTGAAAGCAACTGGTGAATATAACCAACCCCCTTGTGCCCAAGGACAATAAACTCCTTTCCTCCCTGAAATCGCACTTGCCATGCCTCGCCTTTCCGCCTGAACACGTTTTCCGGTAGATCTTCTTTTCCAAGCTTCGCGGAAACGGTGCAGGGCAGGCGAGATTCGTACACAATCCGAAGCATCGAATCTGGTGGTAAACTACGTTGACGAATGGCCCTCCCATGCTCAGCGAGCATTTTGTCAATTACGCGATTCACCTCCCCTGAATGTTTTTTATACATGTCGAAGCATCTCGGTAATCGCGCTCCAACGCTTTCATCTAGGTAAGGCAGTGCTCTAGCCACTTCCGGGAACTTCTTCAGGAATTGCAGCGGACCATCGATTAGGTCCACCTGATTGGCGCGCTCAAGATAGTTGGCGAACAACGTTTTGTCTTCGTTAATATGTTCGCTCTTGGAGCGACTTTCGGTGAAGATATCCATTCGGTATTGTTCGAGCGGATCATGGTTTTCCAGTCCGGCGGCAAGGATTGCAAATCGTCGATCAATGCATTGTGAGCAATAGCCGCAATGCGAATGTTGATTTGAGATCTCCCATGTGTGAGTGCAACTAATTGAATCCGCGATGAGATCGGCACACTCCGCCCTGGAGATCAGTTTTGCTATCTCACCTTTCGTGTTCCAATGAAAGGGATTATCGACACAAAACGGCTTACCGCTGACGAGAGTCAGTAATGACTGAAATCCGTGGATTACACGTGGATGGGTCGTCCTTGTCGCATTGCCGCCGACGACATGGGCGCAAATCGGCAAATTCAAACTGATAACGCCATTCTCGTAGAACCGAACATGAGATAACCCCAGCATCTCCGCGATGGTTGCCCCCAAAGTCACGAAGAGAAACGAGCGACTTCTTTGAGTGTATTCACGATTCATCGATTTCTTCTTGTTCACCGTGACACGAACGTGGCTCGGTAGATTATTCGTTGCCTTGGTGTTGAGTAATCGTCGCAGTTTCTCGTAGCGGATGTCGAGCTTTTGCGTCGCGCGATGATTTACAAGTAAGACTGGATTCTTCTGATTCACTACTTCTTCAACGGCGCCTCCTACAGAATCCACGCCCCCAGAAAACATGACTACCCGCTCCGGTAAATTCCGACGAACTTCGTCATCGGTGAAGTTTAAGAAAGTCTGAAATGAAGACTGGTGTTTAATTTCCGAGAAGATAAAGTCGTAATGATCATCGGACAGGAACGAGAGCGTCTCACAAAGAACCTTCTGGGTTTCTGCTGATCGCCAAAATTCGAGGTCGCGTACTGAAATGAAAAAATGAAACCGTCGACGCCAGAAGCTGCCAAACGACTCGACGTCTCTGGCGCCGCGTGGGTTAGTTTGATCGGCTGCAAAAACATACGTAGCGATGTCGAGTAAATCCCGAAATCGAGCCGGTACCTCCTTGTACAGCCGCTTCTGAATTTCATCGATTCGCAGATTGAGCTTGCAATCATCGTCGGAGCCATAGATATGAAGACGAGTCGTGTTAGATTCGCATTCGGTCGAGAGTTGCGGCAATGAATCGCCACATATGATGTAGCGATCAATGTCCATTGGCATTTGCTCCAACCCGTAACTCGTCATTGATTTTCTTCAAAGCCCAAGAGGCAAACCCCTGAACCGAATCCCGTGAGATTGCTCCATGTTCTTGGTAGACGTGTAGTGAAAACCACTCGCCCGAGTACTGCTCGACAATCTTCGACGCTTCCCGACAATGCGTTTCTAAGGCGTTGTCGAACTCAGCCATTTGGTTCATGGTTGCAAAGCGTTGCCCATCGCCGAGATGTGTAGCCAATGTACGACTTAGAAAGTAGTTCATGCTCTCACACGTGAGGCGGGAGTAGAATTCACGAGAGAGATGAGCAAATTCTTTCTCTTTAGAAAAGTCGGACAACGCCGCCTTTATGTCGTCCGCTCGCGTGTCAAACAGCGATTGCTGCTGAAGTTTAGGCTCCATCCGAGTAACCACTGCGTCACAGAGGGCACGTTGCGCCAAATCGCCTAAATCCGATCGTGTAATTTCCTGATACGTGGCGTTGTCGAGCGCTTCGCTAAGTCCAACGACAACCTCGGTGATAGAACTGTTTTCAGGAATATTTACGCCGTGTTCGCGCAAATATCCGACCGGATCGGATGACCTGCCAGCTAAACCAAGTTGAGTTAGCAGCCATACTGCGTGATTGTAGCCGCAATCATCTTGAACGAACGAGAAGGATTTCTCAGCTGCCCTAATTGTGGCTTCGGCGACTTGAGCAGTATCCGCGCCTGCGGCGATCAGTTGTACAACGTCACGCCATGCTCTTGTTCGCGGAAGAGCGCCAAGTCGCGTATGTCCCATGTCTAGCTTTGCTTCTCATGTAGAACGAAACGGTCCTCTGTGGGCGTGCTCGTCTCGGTATAAATCTGCAGTTGGGATGTGTGTGCTCGTGTGGTTCAAAGGATCGCATCGTTTTTTATCGCCATGGGAATCGCGATAGTCAAACATTACTCTGAAAAAACTTCCTGACGTGGTTCACTTGTCAGTTCTTTCCACATTCGCCGTTGCTTTCGCCAGTCGGGCGTCAGAGCAATGGGTTGGAGTTGACGAAGGTGCAGTGGGTCGCGCCCGCGATCGGTGTCGGGAAAGAACAGAATGGCTTCCTGGATATCGGGGGCCAGCATCCGCAGGTTCATGATTTGCGTGATGCGGGCACGAGTGACGTGCCCGAGTCGGGCGAGTTCCGCGTAGTCGGTCGCATCGCCAGCCTGGATCAATTCGTCGAAGCGGATCGCCAGCGCCATCAGTCGTGCGACGCGTGGCACACGGCCGCTCGATTCTAGCGTTGGCGTTGGGCCATCTCCTTTATGGACGTTCTTGCGACCTCCGCGGCCGACTCGCTGAAAATGGATCTGCGACACAATCGTAATGGACTGGTTCATGCAGCGCTCTCCGTTTTAGGGCCGGCGATTTTATCGGCCAAAGTCTTGATTCCACTGGGGTGAAACGTGATCGACAACTTCCCCGAAGATCCGTCATAGTCGACCCGCTCAACAATTAGTTGAACTAAGCGAGTCTGTTCTCGCGGTGTGAGCGAATCCCAAACCGGATCGAAAAGGGCCATCGCGTTGATGATCTCGGGCTGGTCAACGATCTCGCGGCCAAGCGTGATGAGCTGTGCGCGAATTTCGGCTTCCCGTTTTTCTGCACCGCGAATCCGATCCTGCAAGTCGGCAAGCCGATCGGTGGCGGGCGTGTTCTCTTCACCCGGAGCAATTTGTCCTACCACTTTACGAATCTCTCCGTTCCATCGCATCAACTCGCGATCTAGTCCTTTTAGTTCAGTCTCGAGGGTGGCGACTCGTGATTGCCCTTGTCTTTGCGCCTGGGTGATCGTTTCGTGAAGGAGCGTAGAATCGCGACCGATGCACTTGATCTGCCCGACTACGAAACGCTCGATCTCGCCTGCGGGAATTGACTTGGAAGGACAAGAGTGCCAACCGCGTTTCTGGGCCGAGGTGCAAACGTAGTAGCGATAGCGCTTTGTCACGTTCTTCGTTGAGTGGGACGGGGACATGGCGCAACCGCAGGGTACGCAGTGGAGAATGCCTTTGAGCAACGCCCCGAATTTGTTCCGCACGGCGGCCCCGCCAGTGCGACCATTGCGAGCCAGGAGGGACTGCACCCGCTGCCACATTTCGTTCTCGATGATGGCGACATGCTCGCCTTCATGGACCTCTTCCTTGTATTTGATTTTGCCGGCGTAGGTGACGTTGGTGAGCAGCTTGTGCAAGCTGGTCTTGGTAAAGGTCTTGCCGCCGCGCTCGTGCCCCTTGCGAGTCGTCCATCGTTTATTAAGCCATCCTCGCTTATCAATCTCCTGAACCGTGGCGATAAGTGATTGATGCTCGAGATAGAGTTCAAATATCGTCTTTACGCGAGCGGCTTCGTCTTCGTTGGCAATCTGTTTCGAGCCACGCGGGTCTACGTCATAGCCAAGCACCGGCATGCCGCCCGACCACTTTCCCCGACGACGGGCCGCGGCGATTTTGTCCCGGGTTCGTTCGGAGATGATCTCACGCTCGAACTGGGCGAAGGACAAGAGCACGTTGAGCATCAACCTTCCCATCGATGTGGAAGTATTGATCAGCTGCGTGACGCTAACGAACGAAATCTGATGCCTATCAAACGTCTCGACCATTTTGGCGAAGTCGAGCAGTGACCTACTGAGGCGATCGACCTTGTAGACGACAATGCAGTCAACCTTGCCTGCCTCCACGTCGGCCAGTAGGCGTTTTAGTGCCGGCCGTTCCATATTGCCACCGGAGAACCCGCCGTCGTCGTACCGGTCGGGCAGGCATTCCCAGCCTTCGTTGGCTTGGGATTTGATGTAGTTCTCTCCCGACTCGCGTTGGGCATCGAGCGAGTTGAACTCCTGCTCCAGCCCCTCTTCGGTCGATTTGCGGGTGTAGATGGCACAGCGGATGGCGGGGGCGGTTGCGGACTTTCGATTTCGGTTGGTCATTGGGTCTGCTCCTTTCCAAGGCGGAAGAAGTGGTACCCGTTGCAGTGCTGGCCCGTAATCGCCTTGGCGACCGCGCTGAGCGACTTGTAGACCTCGCCCTCGAACTCGAATCCCTGCGGGAGCACTTTCACTTGGAGCGTTTGTCCCTTGTACTCGCGGTTGATGATGGTGCCAGGTGGCGGCAAGCGATCGTCACTTTTGGTCACCAACGCCGCGGACCTCGTGCGTGAGGCGGGCGCTGGCTTCGCCGGTTTGGCTTTGGGAGGCGATAGTCGCACGTCGGCATCGTTGGCCAACTCGGCGGCGCGGTGGCGTGCGCGTTCCGACAGGTCGCCTTCCTCCAGCGATTGCAGCCGCCACGCGATCCGCTTGATGAGCCACGGCTTGTTGCCGGCCTTTGTTTCTTCGCCAAACACCTCGGCGTAGCGCCCTCGCAATTCGCGGACGTTCATCCGCTGCAGCGAAGCGACCTCTTTTCCGACGTTCAGATTCATGCGTCTCTCCTTTTCTCGGGGTCTTGGAAACCGTTAACCGTTGTGGACAGTGAGCACGGTTTCGTCCGAAACCTCAAGGCATGAAGAGACCGATTTCGCCAGGTTTTCAAGGGCGGAAGGTTCGGGGGCGTCGTCGGTCCATGCCGCCCGGGCGTGGAGTCGGAGAACGCCATCCGCTAGAATTTGAGCGATGGCAGTGCGACGCTCGTCAGGCGCCATGGAACAAGAATCAGCGAATGGTAGCATGGGTAATCTCCAAATGGAGTTGCCCACAACGACCTTCGCTTGGCGACTGACGCGGTGTCTGGCAGTAACAGAATGGTTAACAGCTTCTATCTGTTAACCTACCCTCTTGGTGCAACAATTGACGGAAAAGTGAAAAATAGAACGGCGACGCAATGATTCCAGTCGAGTTGATACCACATGACCACTCGGATCGCCTGAACCAGGTGGTGGATCAGGCGTGGCACATATTTCAATCGCATTTCATCTACAAGCGGCATCCGATACTCAAGGAGGCGCCGTTCCAGCATCATTTCGCGAACATTCTCTCCGCGTTAGGCTCACTATATTGCGTGGAACGAAGCGACATTTTCTTTGTTGACCTCGAGACGCGGTGCGAAGGCGTCAAAGGCAAATCAAAGTACGTCGATATTACTTGTTCTTTTCCGAATGCAAACGTCTCCTGCGCGATCGAATTGAAATTCAAAACCGCGCAACAAGGCGCACAAGACCATGGGCGGATTGACGCTTACGTGGATATCGAAGCGGTCGAGTTAGTCTGCGATTCGCAGTTCACACTTGGGCGCTTCTTCATGATCACCGACAGCTCGGTGTACGTGAATCCGTCCCAAAGAGGCGTCGGTACGGTGTTTTGCATGCACGACGGATTTCAGGTGACGCCAGGGCAGGAAATTGCGTGCCCCCAGAGCAAAGGCCGAGAAACGGTCGTGGTCCAATTGAAGAACGCACACGTGTTCGAGTGGCAGCAGCACGGTGGCTGGTACTTTCTTGAGATTTGTGTTGGCGATTGAATCGAGTTTCAAGTCATGACGCTAATCCTTGGTCGGATATCGCAGGATCGCATAGAACTCGGGGCAGACGGGCTCAGTACCAGTTCGGGATTGAGGGGCCAGCCTGGTCGGACAACATTGCAGAAGCTCTTTCCAATGGAAAGCCACCCCATCGCTGTTGCGCAAGTCGGTGCCAACTCGGTAAAACGTAATGGTCGAGATTCAAGTCTCTCGTGCCTTCTGCGTGAGGCGCTACGACTGATCGAAACCGAAAACTCTGGGATGGCTGTCGAGCACGTAGCATCAGCGTTGGCTGGTCGCTTGTGGAGCACCTGTGAATCTGGGGATTTCAACCTATGGGTGCTGGGGTTCGAACAAGCAAGCGGCAGTGCGCGAATATTCCGTGTTGGAATTTGCAAGTCAGCTGCCGCACATGGGCCGCTCGTTGAATCATCCGACGAAAAGGCCATCGCTGACGGTTCAGGAAAGGCATTCGTCAACTCGATATGCGGCGACCTCTATGCCGCATTCGAAACTGCGCTTAAGAGCCAGCAGGCTGCTGACGAGTTCACGTTTGGCGGACATTGGCATTCGCTAGCGATTCAAGGGCCACGGTCGCCAGCGTGGACACGTCGACCACGAACTGGGACGCTCGGCATTCAGGAATTGCTTGAACAACGCGACTTAAGCTGCGTCAGTCTATCTGC is a genomic window containing:
- a CDS encoding DUF2924 domain-containing protein, which produces MNLNVGKEVASLQRMNVRELRGRYAEVFGEETKAGNKPWLIKRIAWRLQSLEEGDLSERARHRAAELANDADVRLSPPKAKPAKPAPASRTRSAALVTKSDDRLPPPGTIINREYKGQTLQVKVLPQGFEFEGEVYKSLSAVAKAITGQHCNGYHFFRLGKEQTQ
- a CDS encoding 7-cyano-7-deazaguanine synthase, giving the protein MDIDRYIICGDSLPQLSTECESNTTRLHIYGSDDDCKLNLRIDEIQKRLYKEVPARFRDLLDIATYVFAADQTNPRGARDVESFGSFWRRRFHFFISVRDLEFWRSAETQKVLCETLSFLSDDHYDFIFSEIKHQSSFQTFLNFTDDEVRRNLPERVVMFSGGVDSVGGAVEEVVNQKNPVLLVNHRATQKLDIRYEKLRRLLNTKATNNLPSHVRVTVNKKKSMNREYTQRSRSFLFVTLGATIAEMLGLSHVRFYENGVISLNLPICAHVVGGNATRTTHPRVIHGFQSLLTLVSGKPFCVDNPFHWNTKGEIAKLISRAECADLIADSISCTHTWEISNQHSHCGYCSQCIDRRFAILAAGLENHDPLEQYRMDIFTESRSKSEHINEDKTLFANYLERANQVDLIDGPLQFLKKFPEVARALPYLDESVGARLPRCFDMYKKHSGEVNRVIDKMLAEHGRAIRQRSLPPDSMLRIVYESRLPCTVSAKLGKEDLPENVFRRKGEAWQVRFQGGKEFIVLGHKGVGYIHQLLSRPGEAISAVEIVCGSAAEYCNYLIVARTAIEDGLTSKHNPLLDTLGAISDKQAIDQYRDEAERLLGEIDRARADNNEVLVRELQVEIQAFLSTIHTSVGIGGRLKQSGDKQKNIRDSFRSAVKRVIDNQIKHADSSLAEHLTKYTTFGNHPKYQPLDGISWELSAVVNE
- a CDS encoding recombinase family protein — protein: MTNRNRKSATAPAIRCAIYTRKSTEEGLEQEFNSLDAQRESGENYIKSQANEGWECLPDRYDDGGFSGGNMERPALKRLLADVEAGKVDCIVVYKVDRLSRSLLDFAKMVETFDRHQISFVSVTQLINTSTSMGRLMLNVLLSFAQFEREIISERTRDKIAAARRRGKWSGGMPVLGYDVDPRGSKQIANEDEAARVKTIFELYLEHQSLIATVQEIDKRGWLNKRWTTRKGHERGGKTFTKTSLHKLLTNVTYAGKIKYKEEVHEGEHVAIIENEMWQRVQSLLARNGRTGGAAVRNKFGALLKGILHCVPCGCAMSPSHSTKNVTKRYRYYVCTSAQKRGWHSCPSKSIPAGEIERFVVGQIKCIGRDSTLLHETITQAQRQGQSRVATLETELKGLDRELMRWNGEIRKVVGQIAPGEENTPATDRLADLQDRIRGAEKREAEIRAQLITLGREIVDQPEIINAMALFDPVWDSLTPREQTRLVQLIVERVDYDGSSGKLSITFHPSGIKTLADKIAGPKTESAA